A DNA window from Schistocerca americana isolate TAMUIC-IGC-003095 chromosome 4, iqSchAmer2.1, whole genome shotgun sequence contains the following coding sequences:
- the LOC124613826 gene encoding uncharacterized protein LOC124613826: MNPRILHKPRNCSYSLLCTISQFNAVCADILSDFQHDFRRRRITMSPALQFVRNVLEKINEKSQATGVFLDLSRAFVRVHHDAISSKIAKSGVTGKLMQLLETYLKGSAWRLCTIMEKYWIGEGQV, encoded by the exons ATGAATCCTCGCATACTGCACAAGCCCAGAAACTGTTCATATAGCCTACTATGCACAATTTCACAGTTTAATGCAGTATG TGCTGACATATTAAGTGATTTCCAGCATGATTTCAGGCGACGTCGAATTACCATGTCACCAGCACTACAGTTTGTCCgtaatgtacttgaaaaaataaatgaaaaatcccaAGCAACAGGAGTATTCCTGGACCTCTCAAGGGCTTTTGTTAGAGTACATCATGATGCCATCTCATCAAAAATTGCAAAGAGTGGCGTCACTGGAAAACTCATGcaattgctagaaacatatttaaaggGCAGTGCATGGAGATTATGTACTATTATGGAGAAATACTGGATAGGAGAAGGTCAAGTATAA